GCGTCGCACCCGGCGCCGCTCGGCGCCGTCATGTTCGCTGGGGTGAAGAAGTCGAACTCCGCGCCCGCGTAGCTGTCGGTGTAGAAGTCGAAACAGCCGTCCTGGTTCACGTCATCGAACGTAAACTTCCCGTTCTTGTCCGGATCGTGCTGGCGATTCTCGAGGAGGAAGTACTCGGACTGGGTGATCGGGATCTGCAAGATTCGCGGATCGCCTGTCACCGGGCGCTCCACCTCGCAGAGGGTCTGCGTTCCGTTGGCGGTCACCGGGGTCGGAGCGAGGAAGCCGAGCCAGAGTCGAGTCCACGCGCTGATCCCAGCCGGCACGAACCCGTTCGCGTTCCACACTCCGCCCGCCATGATGTCCCACGAGCCCAGCCCCTGCGAGTAGCCGCCTTCGTCGGGAGTGGTGTCGTAGAGATCCGGCATCGAGGATTGGCCCACGAGCCGGCCGAGCTGGTGGCCGAACTCATGGCAGAGAACGCCCGTCATCCCGAATGAGTATCCGTCCTGGCTCTCGGATTCGGGCACTTCCACCGCCTCCTTCAGCCGGTAGAAGACGCCGGGGCTGGTCGGGTCATTCGTCTTGATCCCGACCGCGCCGGTCGAATCGGGGAGGATCTGCTGGAAATCATCAGGCGTCACGAAGGCCGACCAGACCTGGGCCCGGCTGTTGTCGAGGACGTCCGCCTCCTGCCCCTGACCGCCATGGAAGATCACGACGGCCTGGTAGGGGCGGAAGTCGACGGTCGAGTCGGCCGCCGCGACCATGTCGCGAACCATGAAGACCAGCCGCTCCTGAAAGCGGTCGTCGTCCCCGTAGTAGCTCATCGGGTGCGGAAGCGTGAAGACCGAATCCCACAGGGTCGGCGTGATCGTGACCTGGCCATCCGACATCTGGTTCCAGTACTGATTCAGGAAGAAGAGCAGGCGGTCGTAGTAGGCGGTCGAGGAATCGATCGGCGTGTCCGTGAACGCCACGCGGATGGCCAGGACGTTGTAGCTCGCGGCGCCCAGGAGAGGCGCGCGGCTTTGGAGGGTCCGAAAGGTGGGCGGCGTCTGGCCGGCAGCGGTGGTGCTTGTGCGTCCGTAGCGAGGAGCTTGAGGGCCCTTCTTCCCCGGGACGGGCGGCGATGCGGCAACCGCGGAGGGCCCCATGAGAATAAGAAGAAGTAGGATGAGGGCCGGACGGAACGGAGGGCGCCGCGGCGGGGCCTGTCGCACCGGCTGAGTCTACCGGTCCCAGAGCGGAGCGGTCAACGAGAGCCGGTCAGCGTCCCCGATCTCTCCATCCGCCTTGATCCCTCTGCGAATTCCCCTGGTCCTGGCGATCCTGTCCGCGGTCCCGGCGATCCTGGCCGCTGTCCTGCTGATCCTGCCCGCGGTCCCGCTGTCCCCTGTCTCGGTCCTGTCCTTTGTCGCGCTCCTGCGGCTGCGGTCGTTCCCTTTCCTGTGGCCGGTCGCGCTCCTTGCCACGGTCCTGACCTTGGCCCCGGTCGCGACCCTGACCCTGATCTTGGCCCTGATCGCGTCCCTGCCCCCGATCCCGGTTCGGGCCCCTGCCGGGCTCCTGGGTTCTCCCGCGGTCCTTCTCTCCGCCGCGATCTTGCGGCTGCTCTCGCCCAACCCGAGCACGGTCTTTGCCGTCGCGCCGATCGGCGCCGGACGAAGGCCTTCCGCCACCCTCGCGCCGTTCCTTCTCCCACAACCTGAGCACCTCGTCCCTGCCCTGCCAGAGCCGGCCGGGGCGGCTGCGCCTCAGATCGCGGAACTCAGGCGGCTCGCGGCGATTCTTCATGTCGCGCGTTCGCACGGAACGCTGGCTCCGCTCGACGACGAACCGCGAGCGAAGGGTCGCTCCACCGTCGATCGATGACCAACGCTCCTTCCAGGCACGGTAGCGATTCGGCGCGGTGGGCCGGACCCAGTAGTAGTACCGCGGCCGGGCCGTCCTGACGCGCACGGGCGCGTACCGCACCCACGTGGCGTCGATCCGGATGTCGATCACGGGGCAAACGCTCAGATAGGGGTCGAAGCCGAACGCCGAGTAGTGGCAGTCGGCGCAGACGTAGCGCGGGTACTCCACGCGCCGGTCGATGTAGAAGTAGGTCTCGTTG
The nucleotide sequence above comes from Candidatus Eisenbacteria bacterium. Encoded proteins:
- a CDS encoding DUF4384 domain-containing protein produces the protein MTRPRAFVLALLVLALVPAGTARAVTRVPEGGATGGGQGLTADVWINKEEGGVYRPGESMRVFFRSNADAYVLVYNIDTEGYIHLVYPYGPADPMRVEAGRTYIIPQRHDPYDLVADGPPGMEFVVAVASRFPFQDLPWYLTSGAPESEPADRGDQDDELESGVIVGDPYVGMERLNRRILPSQNEGDSDANETYFYIDRRVEYPRYVCADCHYSAFGFDPYLSVCPVIDIRIDATWVRYAPVRVRTARPRYYYWVRPTAPNRYRAWKERWSSIDGGATLRSRFVVERSQRSVRTRDMKNRREPPEFRDLRRSRPGRLWQGRDEVLRLWEKERREGGGRPSSGADRRDGKDRARVGREQPQDRGGEKDRGRTQEPGRGPNRDRGQGRDQGQDQGQGRDRGQGQDRGKERDRPQERERPQPQERDKGQDRDRGQRDRGQDQQDSGQDRRDRGQDRQDQGNSQRDQGGWRDRGR